The following is a genomic window from Dama dama isolate Ldn47 chromosome 4, ASM3311817v1, whole genome shotgun sequence.
atccctggtccaggaagattccacatgccctggggcaactaagcccaactactgagcccgtgctctagagcctgtgctctgcaacaggtgGAGCCACCACgagtgagaagcccaggcaccgcagcgagagagtagcccccgctcactgcaaccgGAGAACACCCACAGGAAGCAAGGACAACCCAGAACAgcctaaaacagaaaaaagaaaattaaaggataaattttaaaaaatgcatggaaACCTTCGGCAGGACTCCTTACTATCCTCCAGCTTTCTCAGAGGGCCCTAGTGTCCAAATTCCCCAACCCTGTAATTAGGTAAACTTGCTCCTTGATGGAGTTGCTGTCCACCCCTAGAAGCAGCCTTGCTGGCGGCACCATAGCGTATCTGATGGAGCTTCAGATAGTTTCCTGTTCAGTGGCCAATGTCCCACTCGTGAATAACCAGGGAGACACCTTTCCCTCTTCCTTCAGATaccccttccccatccccttcTGGACTCGGAATTCATGGCCTGGAGACTACACCATTTAGACTAGAGCCTCTCTCTCTATACCTCAGGGTACCCACTGAGCTGTGAGGTGTGTATCAGGAATGGAGCCATATGCACTGGAGTAATGAAGACTTGCGCCCAGGACGAGGACTCCTGCATCTCCGTCATGACTGAGACTAACAATAGTAAGAGGGTAGGGAATAGCGTCAgatcctggggaggtggggggtgccTTCAGGGTAGCAGATACTACCACGCGCTGGGAGGAACCTTTGAGTgaagagggaaaggaggaaagagaatccAGTGGAATGACAGAAACCACTGTTGCCAAGGATTTCTGAAAATGAGACTCCAAAGACATGATGGGGGAGGGGCAGATATAGAGAATTTCTTAGGCGAGAAGGGATTAGGAAAGGACACAGGGGAAGAGTGAAAtccatggtgggggcggggggggcgggaatCTAACATGCAAAAGGTGTAGGGGTGGGTGTAGAGAAGACTGGGGTGAGTTGCAAAGAATGTGATTAGGTTGACTCTGTGATCAGGTgtagcctgtccatgggattttccaggtaagaatactgaagtggcttgccatttcctcctccgggggatctttccaacccagggaccgaaccagtattttgtgtctcttacattggcagtgggggtttttaccactgcaccacctgagaagtcccagtattgaaacagagagagagagagagagataaggaCAGATAATCCAAGGACtcagtccatgagtttgcaaagagacagacaggactgagcacccACCCACCCAAGCACTTGGGGTACAGAGCAGAAACCCTAGGCCTGGAGGAGACCACCCTATCTatggtggggaaggggaaggccAGGGAGACTGGAAGAGACCACTTCAGGCAAGACCTGAGAGTAGCCAAGGAGGGCAGCAAGAGATCATAGGTAGGAAGTCTGAGGAGTGACCCTGGGAAATCTTAGACAAAGAAGGAGATGGGTGTTACAGGGTGGTGGCTGAGGGCTGCATCCTAGGATTTGGTGGATGGAATTCCAGGGGTCAGGGGAGGGCTGAAGGTTGGAAGAGACCATTTCACACAGGTCTGGGGGTAGTCATAGGTGGCCTAGAAAAGACCTCTCCAGGTGTGACCTTTAGAGAATGGCAGTGAGGTGGCCATGGAGCTGAAGGGACTACTCAGGAGAGACAAACACAGCCAGGGGCGGAGGAAGGAAGGGTTGGGTACAATACTCAACCCTCCAGGCCTTGTCCCAGGCAGTTAAGGGTGTATGACTTTGGGGAGATGGAAGAGGCCTCTCTAGACAGCAGTGGGCTGGGGAAGCTGTAAGGTGATGGAAATACCCCGGGACCAGGGTCCAGACCAGGGCTCCTGAGTCCTCTGTCCACCCTCATGATGCAGAGGGCTCTGTGGACGTGACCAGCTACAAAGGGTGCTCGAAATCCAGTGAGTGTGACCCGGCATTCCTCTCCATCACCGTGGCTCCGGAGAACTACATGGGGTCCAACACGCGCTGCTGCCAGACCAATGGCTGCAACCACAAACCCCTGCCGGGTAAGTCCCAGCTGAGCCCCACAGCTGGagtccctccctgcccacccctccccctgccagaGCCAGCTGTGAGCACCTGTCACTGACCTGCACTTTAACCTGAGACAAGCGTCTTCCTTGtgctgagccttggtttcttctcCTGTAAACTGCAGTGTCCAGGGACTTCCCcgatggtccagtgactaagattccATGCGCCCTATGcaggggtttcatccctggtcagggaacttgattcCACAGGGTGCAACTAAGATCCAggcaaataaatattattttctaaaaatgcagTGTAGGTTAGCGACTGGTGTCCTGAGTGgttgtgatgttgggaaagggaCTAATGTCCCCGTGCACCTTACCCTCCACCCTCCTTCCCAGCGTTCAGGAGAAATCTGACAGAGAATGGCCTTCGGTGTCCTTCCTGCTTCAGCGTCTCCACGGAAACATGCACCCCGACTCAGGAAGTGCCCTGTATTGGCGAGGAAACCCGCTGTGTCACCTTGACTGGCCTTGCACAGCCTGGTGAGGGGAACCTGGATTTCAGAAGGAGGGCACAGGGTTCCCAGAAGGTCCCAGAACTGGAGCCTCATTCTTCCAGATTCTAAGGGAGAGAGTGGCTCCAAAGAACTGGGGGAAGGTGGCTGGGGCATTACCCCTGGATTGGGAGTGGGGAGGCATTGGGGATCCTGATTCTAGTCTGAAATCCCCTCCCACAGGCATCAAATTTGCTGCCCAGGGCTGTGGCACAGAGGCCGCCTGCCACAGCAAGCCTGGGACGCTGGTGCCCTCAGGCTCTCATTTGTTGACCATCAAGAAGACCAGCTGTCGTCCAAGCCCCCAGGATTCTGGCAAGGCTGAGTGAAGAACTGAGGCCCATGTGGTGTTTGGTCTCCATTCGTTCTCAGCTACGGCTTCCCATGTGTCTATAAATTAAACAAGTTAACAGAACAGTCCTGAGTCTTTGTGATGTGATGCATTTCAGGGAGATGGGATGCAAAAAGCAGGGGTCTGAACCCTTGGGAACCtctctttggaagaaagaaagggaagatgcTAACTGTTGTTAAGGGATCACTTCCTGCCAGGTCACTATGTTAAGTGTTTTCCATGCAGTACCTCATTTCATAATCACAACAACTCTGAAGTTGAAagtattgtccccattttacagaggaacaaactgaggcacagattgTGGTGTCACTTGCCTTTGGTCAAACAGCTGGGAGGGTCAGACTCTGGATTCCATGCACAGTTCTCCTTATTAATTTCTTTTCGGTTACCAACATCAGTATCTATGTTTGTAAACTGTGGATACTAACAGCTATATCCTCAAAGGGCTGTCTTAAGagtcaaatgaaagaaaatgaaaaaaggactTGGTTCAGGGCCTAGCACctttaagggggcttccctggtggctcagatgggaaagaatctgcctgccaattcagaagacgtgggttcaatccctgggtggggaagatcccctggaggagggcatggcatcccacttcagtattcttgccttgagaattccagggacagaggagcctggtgggctatagttcatgagatcacagagtcggacacaactgagtgactgagcacacacactactAACTTCAAGACTTTGCTGGTTCTGGAGACAGTGTGTCTGGGCAAATAGTTACCGTGCTAACAGCGGCCACTTACTGGGTAGCCACTAGTTAGAAGACACTAGACTTTGGCAGCTATCAGGATAGACTGGATTATGCTACAGTAACAAATAAGTCCCCAATctcagtagcttaaaacaacaaagttGTATTAGTCAGTTGATGCTGTAGTAATGTGTAACAAACCAAGCCCAAATCGAGACATGACAAGAAGCATTCTTCTTCCTAAGGGTCGGTAGCCATTCCTAAGG
Proteins encoded in this region:
- the LOC133054473 gene encoding phospholipase A2 inhibitor and Ly6/PLAUR domain-containing protein-like translates to MTPSTKPETFLLTSMLLCTLLGLGYPLSCEVCIRNGAICTGVMKTCAQDEDSCISVMTETNNKGSVDVTSYKGCSKSSECDPAFLSITVAPENYMGSNTRCCQTNGCNHKPLPAFRRNLTENGLRCPSCFSVSTETCTPTQEVPCIGEETRCVTLTGLAQPGIKFAAQGCGTEAACHSKPGTLVPSGSHLLTIKKTSCRPSPQDSGKAE